One window of Pyrus communis chromosome 12, drPyrComm1.1, whole genome shotgun sequence genomic DNA carries:
- the LOC137711572 gene encoding probable serine/threonine-protein kinase PBL15 → MTRRQQQHSKPWRPFTANCCSAEDQTIFRNFSRCRPSRSDLSKDVAHQLPSFRRLSFSDLSRSSSIRINEDLAQSFGSDLYDFQLSELRAVTQNFSVNFLLGEGGFGTVHKGYVDENLRQGLKAQAVAVKLLDIEGLQGHREWLAEVIFLGQLRHQNLVKLIGYCCENEERLLVYEFMPRGSLENHLFKRLSAVSLPWATRLKIAIGAAKGLAFLHGAETPVIYRDFKTSNVLVDSDFTAKLSDFGLAKMGPEGSETHVTTRVMGTYGYAAPEYVSTGQLTTKCDIYSFGVVLLELLTGKRAMDKSRPKSEQNLIDWAKPYLTSSSRRLRYIMDPKLAGQYSVKGAKEIAHLALQCISMNPKDRPKMPTIIETLESLQNLKDMAVACGHWPASPKSARNGVFGKARMDGHRVGNIRKSSPTATANQK, encoded by the exons ATGACGAGGCGGCAGCAGCAGCACTCAAAGCCTTGGAGACCATTCACAGCAAACTGCTGTTCAGCTGAAGACCAAACAATCTTTCGCAACTTCAGCAGGTGTAGGCCATCAAGGTCTGATCTCTCCAAGGATGTTGCTCATCAACTGCCATCCTTCCGGAGGTTGTCTTTTTCTGATCTCAGCCGTTCTTCGTCCATACGGATCAACGAGGATCTTGCACAGTCTTTTGGGTCGGACTTGTATGATTTTCAACTGAGTGAGCTGCGTGCTGTGACTCAGAATTTTTCGGTCAATTTTTTGCTTGGAGAAGGTGGGTTTGGAACCGTGCATAAGGGTTATGTTGATGAGAATTTGAGGCAGGGTTTGAAGGCTCAGGCCGTTGCCGTTAAGCTCCTCGACATTGAAGGCCTACAAGGACACCGCGAATGGCTC GCAGAAGTGATATTTCTTGGGCAGCTGAGGCACCAGAATTTGGTGAAATTGATTGGCTACTGTTGCGAGAACGAAGAAAGACTCCTTGTTTATGAGTTTATGCCTCGAGGCAGCTTAGAGAATCACTTATTCAAAA GGCTTTCTGCAGTATCATTGCCTTGGGCCACAAGACTAAAGATTGCAATAGGAGCAGCCAAAGGccttgctttcttgcatggagcTGAGACACCTGTTATATACCGggatttcaaaacttcaaatgtCTTGGTAGATTCT GATTTCACAGCAAAGCTGTCAGATTTTGGACTTGCAAAGATGGGGCCTGAAGGATCAGAAACGCATGTCACAACAAGAGTAATGGGTACCTATGGATACGCTGCCCCTGAATATGTCTCAACAG ggCAATTGACAACAAAATGTGACATCTACAGCTTTGGAGTGGTGCTGCTAGAATTGCTAACAGGAAAAAGAGCAATGGATAAATCGAGACCAAAGAGCGAGCAAAATCTGATTGATTGGGCAAAACCTTACCTGACTAGCAGTAGTCGGAGGTTGCGCTATATTATGGACCCAAAACTTGCTGGCCAGTATTCTGTCAAGGGAGCAAAGGAGATTGCCCATCTGGCATTACAATGCATAAGTATGAACCCTAAAGACAGGCCTAAAATGCCAACCATTATCGAGACTCTTGAAAGCCTTCAAAACTTGAAAGATATGGCCGTCGCTTGTGGACATTGGCCGGCATCACCAAAATCTGCTAGAAATGGGGTTTTTGGTAAAGCTAGAATGGATGGTCACAGAGTTGGGAATATCAGGAAATCGTCTCCAACTGCAACTGCAAATCAGAAATAA